One segment of Desulfosudis oleivorans Hxd3 DNA contains the following:
- a CDS encoding response regulator transcription factor: protein MAKEKILIVDDEKDILELLRLSLERDGYQVACAESGEKALEIVLSGRPDLVVLDLMLPGIDGLEVARAIRNDDRIQGTPILMLSAKGEESDIITGLELGADDYITKPFSPKILIARIRSVLRRQQAKAAPPDPGRTIAVSGITIHPRKHTVEVNGKKIDLTPSEFDILSFLASRPGLVFTRWQIVDKIRGEHYAVTDRSVDVLISGLRKKLEDYGEYIETVRGVGYRFREIEE, encoded by the coding sequence ATGGCAAAAGAAAAAATCCTGATCGTGGATGATGAAAAAGACATCCTCGAGCTGCTTCGGCTCAGCCTGGAACGGGACGGCTACCAGGTGGCGTGCGCGGAATCCGGGGAAAAGGCCCTGGAAATTGTTTTATCCGGCCGGCCGGACCTGGTGGTGCTGGACCTGATGCTGCCGGGCATCGACGGTCTTGAAGTGGCCAGGGCGATTCGAAACGACGACCGGATACAGGGGACCCCGATTTTGATGCTGTCGGCAAAAGGGGAAGAGTCGGACATTATCACCGGCCTTGAACTGGGGGCTGACGACTACATCACCAAGCCCTTTTCCCCGAAAATACTGATTGCCCGCATTCGCTCTGTTTTACGAAGGCAGCAGGCAAAAGCCGCGCCACCGGACCCCGGCCGGACCATCGCCGTTTCCGGCATCACCATCCATCCCCGGAAACACACCGTGGAAGTGAATGGGAAAAAAATTGACCTGACCCCGTCGGAATTTGATATCCTGTCTTTTCTTGCTTCCCGGCCCGGGCTGGTGTTCACCCGATGGCAGATCGTGGACAAGATCCGTGGAGAGCACTACGCCGTCACCGACAGAAGCGTGGATGTACTGATCTCCGGGCTTCGAAAGAAACTGGAGGATTACGGCGAATATATCGAAACAGTCCGCGGCGTGGGGTACCGGTTCAGGGAAATCGAGGAATGA
- a CDS encoding electron transfer flavoprotein subunit beta/FixA family protein: protein MRILVCVKQAAQLTDPELPAEGGTIRLADLEPEYDINYYDTFAVEEAVRLKETLPDVTIDAVSVGPDRVETTLRRALALGADNAIHVHTPDMSMMPAATVAHLIDRSTADRDYDLILAGVMSEDAMQRMTGPMVAALRGLPCATSVIKTRLDMEKKAVTVVCELEGGLHETVELALPALVTVQSGINLPRYASLSNRLRARSQAIEVVRVDPADIPDTGVAFGPLFVPAKTGGGEILTGTPREKAESLISRLHEKSIL from the coding sequence ATGAGAATTCTCGTATGCGTCAAGCAGGCGGCCCAGCTGACCGATCCGGAGCTGCCCGCGGAAGGCGGCACCATCCGGCTTGCCGACCTGGAACCGGAATACGATATCAACTATTACGACACCTTTGCCGTTGAAGAAGCGGTACGGCTCAAGGAGACACTGCCGGATGTGACCATTGACGCGGTCAGCGTGGGACCGGACCGGGTGGAGACCACCCTGCGCCGAGCCCTGGCACTGGGGGCCGACAACGCCATTCATGTTCATACACCGGACATGTCAATGATGCCGGCGGCAACGGTGGCACACCTGATTGACCGGTCCACGGCGGACAGAGACTACGACCTTATCCTGGCCGGTGTGATGTCCGAAGATGCCATGCAGCGCATGACAGGCCCCATGGTGGCGGCCCTGCGCGGTCTTCCCTGCGCCACGTCGGTGATCAAGACCCGGCTGGACATGGAAAAAAAAGCGGTCACTGTTGTGTGCGAGCTGGAAGGCGGGCTCCACGAAACCGTGGAACTGGCCCTGCCGGCCCTGGTCACGGTCCAGTCCGGCATCAACCTGCCCCGTTACGCCTCTCTGTCCAACCGGCTGCGGGCCCGGTCCCAGGCCATTGAAGTGGTCCGGGTTGATCCAGCGGACATTCCCGATACCGGGGTGGCCTTCGGTCCGCTCTTTGTTCCCGCAAAAACAGGCGGCGGCGAAATCCTGACCGGCACACCCCGGGAAAAGGCCGAAAGCCTGATTTCCCGGCTGCATGAAAAATCGATTTTGTGA
- a CDS encoding histidine phosphatase family protein, producing the protein MSILYFIRHGQASFGKSDYDSLSPVGELQSRLLADYLLSSHMTFDAILVGPQQRHRQTARPLIDACQEKGGTGPEIVEIPEMAEYDFTTVLRELIPVMTAESEAFNRDAGLMFTDRKAFQRLFEAVMLRWVGGDHHLPAELTWTAFKARVIRGVETLMARYGRGKNVAVFTSGGPISATIQEVLRLSDAMAMQVNWQVVNGSMTRFKCTHEKIMMASFNEYPWLEMHADREIITYR; encoded by the coding sequence ATGAGTATCCTCTATTTTATAAGGCACGGTCAGGCATCCTTCGGCAAAAGCGACTACGACTCCCTTTCACCGGTGGGGGAGCTTCAATCCCGGCTGCTGGCCGATTACCTGCTGTCGTCCCACATGACTTTTGACGCGATCCTGGTGGGGCCCCAGCAGCGTCACCGACAAACGGCCCGGCCCCTTATCGACGCCTGTCAGGAAAAAGGCGGCACCGGTCCTGAAATTGTCGAAATCCCGGAAATGGCGGAATACGATTTTACCACGGTGTTAAGGGAGCTGATTCCGGTGATGACGGCGGAAAGCGAGGCATTCAACCGGGATGCCGGCCTGATGTTTACCGACCGAAAGGCGTTTCAGCGACTTTTTGAGGCGGTCATGCTGCGGTGGGTCGGGGGCGATCACCATCTGCCCGCAGAGTTGACCTGGACCGCCTTCAAGGCGCGTGTCATCCGGGGCGTTGAAACGCTCATGGCCCGTTACGGCCGTGGAAAAAACGTGGCTGTCTTTACCTCCGGCGGCCCCATATCGGCGACTATTCAAGAGGTACTGCGGCTTTCCGATGCCATGGCCATGCAGGTCAACTGGCAGGTGGTCAACGGATCAATGACCCGGTTCAAGTGTACCCATGAAAAAATCATGATGGCGTCCTTTAATGAATATCCCTGGCTGGAGATGCACGCCGACAGGGAGATCATCACTTACCGGTGA
- the pstC gene encoding phosphate ABC transporter permease subunit PstC, translating to MTSAGRRSLKEKIIKSIFLGIALASITTLGLITVFLFLEGLPVLQYVSVKELITGTLWYPTREPPLFGILPLIVASGCVTLLSAIFSVPLGIMTAIYIAEIAGPRTAEIVKPTVEILASLPSVVIGLFGLVVVAPLLQRMFGIPVGVNLFNASLMLGFMAVPTICSISEDAIRSVPGSLREASLALGATHLETIIKIVLPAGASGIATAVILGMSRAIGETMVVLMVAGGAAMIPESLFDPVRPMPASIAAEMAEAPFRGSHYHALFAIGAVLFFFTLVFNLTADYLSSRYKRKQLSG from the coding sequence ATGACATCCGCCGGCAGACGCAGCCTGAAAGAAAAAATCATCAAGTCCATTTTCCTGGGCATTGCCCTGGCGTCGATCACGACCCTGGGCCTGATCACTGTTTTTCTTTTTTTAGAGGGGCTGCCCGTGCTGCAATATGTGTCGGTAAAAGAGCTGATCACCGGCACCCTGTGGTATCCCACCCGGGAGCCGCCCCTGTTCGGCATCCTGCCGCTGATCGTGGCATCCGGTTGTGTTACCCTTCTTTCAGCGATTTTTTCCGTCCCCCTGGGCATCATGACCGCCATCTATATCGCCGAAATCGCCGGGCCGAGAACCGCGGAAATCGTCAAGCCTACCGTGGAAATTCTTGCCTCCCTGCCCTCGGTGGTGATCGGCCTTTTCGGCCTGGTGGTGGTGGCCCCCCTGCTTCAGAGAATGTTCGGCATTCCCGTGGGGGTCAACCTGTTCAATGCCTCCCTTATGCTGGGATTCATGGCCGTGCCCACCATCTGCAGCATCTCCGAAGATGCCATCCGCAGCGTGCCCGGCTCACTGCGGGAAGCGTCGCTGGCCCTGGGCGCCACCCACCTTGAAACCATCATCAAAATCGTGCTGCCCGCCGGGGCTTCGGGTATTGCCACAGCGGTGATTCTCGGGATGTCCCGGGCCATCGGCGAGACCATGGTGGTACTGATGGTGGCCGGTGGTGCCGCCATGATTCCCGAATCCCTGTTTGACCCGGTGCGGCCCATGCCGGCCAGCATTGCCGCGGAAATGGCCGAGGCCCCCTTTCGGGGCAGCCATTATCATGCCCTGTTTGCCATCGGCGCGGTGCTGTTCTTTTTTACCCTGGTATTCAACCTGACCGCCGACTACCTGTCCAGCCGGTATAAACGCAAGCAATTAAGTGGATAG
- the pstA gene encoding phosphate ABC transporter permease PstA: MNTIHQKPAGLQKRRLLEGLFFWLFRGAAVVNGLALFVVGYFVISNGAEAISWEFLTQPPTDSMTKGGIFPCILGTFYLAAGAICFALPIGVASAVYMNEYAAKGRVLRIIRFGINNLAGVPSIVFGLFGLAFFCIVLGLGVSLLAGILTLGVLTLPVIIGATEEALKAVPDDYRKASLALGATQWQTIYRVVLPAAIPEILTGAILGLSRAAGETAPIMFTAAVFFTPVLPSSLFDEVMALPYHIYVLATAGTDIALTRPLQYGTALVLIVLVCGMNLFAIITRSKMRKKLKG, encoded by the coding sequence ATGAACACCATCCATCAAAAACCTGCCGGACTTCAAAAACGGCGCCTGCTTGAGGGCCTGTTTTTCTGGCTGTTCCGGGGCGCCGCCGTGGTCAACGGCCTTGCCCTCTTTGTTGTCGGTTATTTTGTCATCTCCAACGGGGCGGAAGCCATCAGCTGGGAGTTTCTCACTCAGCCGCCTACCGACTCCATGACAAAAGGCGGCATCTTCCCCTGCATCCTGGGCACATTCTACCTGGCCGCCGGCGCCATTTGCTTTGCCCTGCCTATTGGTGTGGCATCGGCCGTTTATATGAATGAATACGCCGCAAAGGGCCGGGTGCTGCGCATCATCCGGTTCGGCATCAACAACCTGGCCGGGGTTCCCTCCATCGTGTTCGGCCTGTTCGGCCTGGCTTTTTTCTGTATCGTGCTCGGTTTGGGTGTCAGCCTTCTGGCCGGCATCCTGACCCTGGGTGTGCTCACCCTGCCCGTAATCATCGGCGCCACCGAAGAGGCGTTAAAAGCCGTGCCGGACGACTATCGCAAGGCATCCCTGGCCCTGGGCGCCACCCAGTGGCAGACCATCTACCGGGTGGTGCTGCCGGCGGCCATACCTGAAATTCTTACCGGCGCCATTCTCGGCCTGAGCCGGGCCGCCGGAGAGACCGCGCCCATCATGTTTACGGCAGCGGTTTTCTTCACCCCGGTTCTTCCGTCTTCGCTGTTTGACGAAGTCATGGCCCTGCCCTATCATATCTATGTACTGGCCACGGCGGGAACGGATATCGCCCTGACCCGGCCCTTACAATATGGTACCGCTCTTGTACTGATTGTCCTGGTATGCGGCATGAACCTGTTTGCCATCATCACCCGGTCTAAAATGCGAAAAAAGCTGAAAGGATAA
- a CDS encoding TetR/AcrR family transcriptional regulator — MTFELFSNQVMISMEDICRDIFQAHQDTIKVKKEAVGIKNLINIYNATLKLSNTKGFHAMTLRDLAKETGLSLGALYSYFSSKEQLLGIIQEQGYQLTSRILTGALEGVTTPEKRLSTAIRTHLYLSETMQPWFYFFYMEAKHLGKEDQKKAITSELYTEQLYTGILEQGVKTGAFRSHNTLLTASVIKAMLQDWYLKRWKYSRRKVGVDVYADFVCDMVNTYVRP; from the coding sequence ATGACATTTGAATTATTTTCAAACCAGGTCATGATCTCCATGGAGGATATCTGCCGGGATATCTTTCAGGCCCACCAGGACACCATCAAGGTGAAAAAGGAGGCCGTGGGGATCAAAAACCTGATCAATATTTATAATGCCACCCTGAAGCTGAGCAACACCAAGGGGTTTCACGCCATGACCCTGCGGGACCTGGCAAAAGAGACCGGCCTGAGCCTGGGCGCCCTGTACTCCTATTTTTCCAGTAAAGAACAGCTGCTGGGCATCATTCAGGAACAGGGCTACCAGCTCACCAGCCGGATTCTGACCGGCGCGCTGGAAGGGGTGACCACGCCTGAAAAGCGGCTTTCCACCGCCATTCGTACGCATCTCTATCTCAGCGAAACCATGCAGCCGTGGTTCTATTTTTTTTACATGGAGGCCAAGCACCTGGGCAAAGAAGACCAGAAAAAAGCCATTACCAGTGAACTCTATACCGAGCAGCTCTACACCGGTATTCTGGAGCAGGGGGTTAAAACCGGCGCGTTTCGCAGCCACAACACCCTGTTGACAGCCTCGGTGATCAAGGCCATGCTTCAGGACTGGTACCTGAAACGATGGAAATACTCCCGCCGCAAGGTGGGGGTGGATGTCTATGCCGATTTTGTGTGTGATATGGTGAATACCTATGTCCGGCCCTAA
- a CDS encoding phosphate ABC transporter substrate-binding protein, translating to MKTVFKFFALTACLLLSVSLVAPQAMAGQLVIKGSTTVLPYAQKAAEAYMKARPDVAVSLSGGGSGNGIKAIVDGTTDIANASRFIKDSEVQMAMNKKRYPVPFRVALDCIVPVVHKDNSVKDLSMDDLKNIYTGKAKNWKEFGGPDLGIVVVSRDTSSGTYEVWEELVLRKEMVTPRALTVASNGAMVQTVAGTKGAIGYIGMGYLNDAIKQLTVNSVLGTEETTRSGQYAISRPLFMFTNGWPTGVPLDFINFIFSPTGQKLAREVGNVPVFNPGN from the coding sequence ATGAAAACCGTTTTCAAGTTCTTCGCTTTGACCGCGTGCCTGCTGCTGTCGGTCAGCCTGGTCGCACCCCAGGCCATGGCCGGGCAGCTCGTCATCAAGGGTTCCACCACCGTTCTGCCCTATGCCCAGAAAGCGGCCGAGGCCTACATGAAAGCCAGGCCTGACGTAGCCGTTTCCCTGTCCGGTGGCGGTTCCGGTAACGGGATCAAGGCCATTGTGGATGGCACCACCGACATTGCCAATGCTTCGCGCTTCATCAAAGACAGCGAGGTCCAGATGGCCATGAACAAAAAACGTTACCCGGTCCCCTTCCGGGTGGCCCTGGACTGCATTGTTCCGGTGGTCCACAAGGACAACTCCGTCAAGGATCTTTCCATGGACGATCTGAAAAACATCTATACCGGAAAAGCCAAAAACTGGAAAGAATTCGGCGGCCCCGACCTGGGTATCGTGGTGGTGTCCCGTGACACCTCCTCCGGCACCTACGAAGTCTGGGAAGAGCTGGTGCTGAGAAAAGAGATGGTCACTCCCAGGGCACTGACCGTTGCCTCCAATGGGGCCATGGTCCAGACCGTGGCCGGCACCAAGGGCGCCATCGGCTATATCGGCATGGGCTACCTCAACGATGCGATCAAGCAGTTAACGGTAAACAGTGTGCTGGGCACGGAAGAGACCACCCGCAGCGGCCAGTACGCCATCAGCCGGCCCCTTTTCATGTTCACCAACGGCTGGCCCACTGGCGTGCCCCTGGACTTTATCAACTTTATATTCTCCCCAACCGGCCAGAAACTGGCACGGGAAGTGGGCAATGTGCCGGTGTTTAACCCGGGCAATTAA
- the pstB gene encoding phosphate ABC transporter ATP-binding protein PstB: MPIKMSANHLSFFYGDFEALSDITLDFEQNQVTALIGPSGCGKSTFLRCLNRMNDLIPGTRVEGEITLDGQPVYGSRVDVVNLRRMVGMVFQKPNPFPKTIFENIAYGLRINGVKDKSLIANKVEESLKQAALWEEVKDRLSASALGLSGGQQQRLCIARALAVEPEVLLMDEPASALDPIATQKIEELIHLLKASYTIIIVTHNMQQAARVSDTTAFFYIGKLIETGETDVIFTRPEKKQTEDYITGRFG; the protein is encoded by the coding sequence ATGCCGATCAAAATGTCCGCAAATCATTTGTCTTTTTTTTACGGCGACTTTGAAGCCCTTTCCGATATCACGCTGGATTTCGAACAAAACCAGGTTACGGCCCTGATCGGGCCGTCGGGTTGCGGCAAGAGTACCTTTCTGCGCTGCCTGAACCGCATGAACGATCTGATTCCCGGCACCCGGGTGGAGGGCGAGATCACCCTGGACGGCCAGCCGGTCTACGGCTCCCGGGTGGACGTGGTCAACCTGCGCCGCATGGTGGGCATGGTGTTTCAGAAACCCAACCCCTTTCCCAAGACCATATTTGAAAATATCGCCTACGGCCTGCGCATCAACGGTGTAAAGGATAAATCCCTGATTGCCAACAAGGTGGAAGAGAGCCTGAAGCAGGCGGCGCTGTGGGAGGAGGTCAAGGACCGGTTGTCGGCATCAGCTTTAGGCCTTTCCGGAGGCCAGCAGCAACGGCTCTGCATTGCACGGGCACTGGCTGTTGAGCCGGAAGTCCTGCTGATGGATGAACCGGCCTCGGCCCTGGATCCCATTGCCACTCAGAAAATCGAGGAACTGATCCACCTGCTCAAGGCGTCATACACCATCATCATCGTGACCCATAATATGCAGCAGGCGGCCCGGGTGTCGGACACCACGGCTTTCTTCTATATAGGTAAATTGATCGAGACCGGTGAAACCGACGTGATCTTCACGCGGCCGGAGAAAAAACAGACGGAAGATTATATTACCGGGCGGTTTGGATAG
- a CDS encoding electron transfer flavoprotein subunit alpha/FixB family protein, with amino-acid sequence MNATLLLIAETIDNRVTGTSLEMTGLAQRLAPNMTAMFALAGSDIKTSAEKLAAGTGIPVTAFEGPDLAFPNPEILADLIGSLVEQTDAEIVCYPHTTCGCHAAARTAALMDAPCVPAVESVEKEGDALVFRRSVHNGRLKTTAIPRRRPVVLTLLPGAFKPAGPPAPSDSPPAMTLQKVEKKATGFSPVELTREASGDAALEHADIIVAVGRGIGDPENLGIVNDLARRLPNAAVAASRPLCDLQWLPYSRQVGATGRTVTPRLYIACGISGAQQHVYGMKDSQWIVAVNTDPHATIFSVAHIGVVEDLLTFLPLLAEAYDEMKKA; translated from the coding sequence ATGAACGCCACCCTTCTGCTGATTGCCGAGACTATTGACAACCGCGTAACCGGCACAAGCCTGGAAATGACCGGCCTTGCGCAACGCCTGGCCCCAAACATGACGGCGATGTTTGCCCTTGCCGGAAGCGACATCAAAACATCAGCCGAAAAACTGGCAGCAGGCACCGGCATACCGGTAACCGCCTTTGAAGGCCCGGACCTTGCTTTTCCCAACCCGGAAATTCTGGCCGATCTTATCGGTTCACTGGTGGAGCAGACCGATGCGGAGATTGTCTGCTATCCCCACACCACCTGCGGCTGTCATGCCGCGGCCCGCACCGCCGCCCTGATGGACGCGCCCTGCGTTCCAGCGGTGGAAAGTGTCGAAAAAGAGGGAGACGCGCTTGTCTTTCGCCGTTCCGTGCACAATGGCCGGTTGAAAACCACGGCAATACCCCGGCGCCGGCCCGTTGTACTGACCCTTCTGCCCGGGGCCTTCAAGCCCGCCGGGCCACCGGCCCCATCCGACTCCCCGCCCGCCATGACCCTGCAAAAAGTTGAAAAAAAAGCGACGGGGTTTTCTCCCGTCGAATTGACACGGGAAGCCTCGGGCGATGCGGCCCTGGAGCATGCGGACATCATCGTGGCCGTGGGCCGGGGCATTGGAGACCCGGAAAACCTCGGAATCGTCAACGACCTGGCCCGGCGCCTGCCCAACGCCGCCGTGGCCGCCTCCCGCCCCCTGTGCGACCTTCAGTGGCTCCCCTACTCCCGCCAGGTGGGCGCCACCGGCAGAACCGTCACCCCCCGGCTCTACATCGCCTGCGGCATCTCCGGTGCCCAGCAGCATGTTTACGGCATGAAGGATTCCCAGTGGATCGTGGCCGTGAACACCGATCCCCATGCCACGATCTTTTCCGTGGCCCATATCGGCGTGGTGGAGGACCTGTTGACCTTTCTTCCCCTGCTGGCCGAGGCCTATGACGAGATGAAAAAGGCCTGA
- the phoU gene encoding phosphate signaling complex protein PhoU produces MTKHFETELAAIKRQILDLGAMTEDRLNKAVTAVCESRRDLAEQIIATDYEIDDLEVEIEEDCLKIIALHQPVAIDLRFLVVTIKINNDLERIADEAVNIAQRVQAIAGKQATGFYYDYAPMGKKVKSMVQKSLNAFVQKDAEAAKAVLFADDEIDMLRGEIYDILKGTGDTGNIMDTEYLLNMFLISRHLERIADHATNIAEEVIYMVEGEIVRHAHGNILSKKE; encoded by the coding sequence ATGACCAAACATTTTGAAACCGAACTGGCCGCCATCAAACGGCAAATTCTTGATCTGGGCGCCATGACCGAGGACCGCCTCAACAAGGCCGTCACCGCCGTGTGCGAAAGCCGGCGGGACCTGGCCGAACAGATCATCGCCACCGACTATGAAATCGATGACCTGGAGGTTGAAATCGAGGAGGATTGCCTCAAGATCATTGCCCTGCACCAGCCCGTGGCCATTGACCTGCGGTTTTTGGTGGTGACCATCAAGATCAACAACGACCTGGAACGTATCGCCGATGAGGCGGTCAATATCGCCCAGCGGGTCCAGGCCATTGCCGGCAAGCAGGCTACCGGGTTCTATTACGACTACGCGCCCATGGGGAAAAAGGTGAAAAGCATGGTTCAGAAAAGCCTCAACGCCTTTGTGCAGAAAGATGCCGAGGCGGCCAAGGCGGTGCTGTTTGCCGATGATGAAATCGATATGCTGCGGGGCGAAATTTACGATATTTTAAAAGGCACCGGTGACACGGGCAATATCATGGATACCGAATACCTGCTCAACATGTTCCTGATATCCCGTCACCTGGAGCGGATTGCCGATCACGCCACCAATATCGCCGAAGAGGTGATTTACATGGTGGAGGGAGAAATCGTCCGGCATGCCCATGGAAACATACTGTCAAAAAAAGAGTGA
- a CDS encoding acyl-CoA dehydrogenase family protein — protein sequence MDFAISDKMQTILEMIDEFVEKELIPMEPEFLTRSFADMVPALKEKRNMVKKMELWGPQIPKELGGMGLSLVEHGLVSESLGRSPLGHYVFGCQAPDAGNIEILHLHGTEEQKEMYLKPLAAGDIRSAFSMTEVDMAGSNPVMLETTAVKDGDDYVINGHKWYTTAAEGAKFTIVMAVTNPDAPSYLQASMIIVPTDTPGFNLVRNLPVMGEKGSDYASHAEILFQSCRVPQKNLLGPEGHGFVIAQERLGPGRIHHCMRWLGICKRCFDLMCRRANQRMILPDGSTLATRQIIREWVADSAAEMQAARLMTLHAAWKIDKYGAREARYDISFIKFMVANTMLRVIDRALQVHGGLGMTDDTILAFYYRHERAARIYDGADEVHKMYVAKRILRDYEGKK from the coding sequence ATGGATTTTGCAATTTCCGATAAAATGCAGACGATTCTGGAGATGATCGACGAGTTCGTGGAAAAGGAACTGATTCCCATGGAGCCTGAGTTTCTGACCCGTTCCTTTGCCGACATGGTGCCCGCACTGAAGGAAAAGCGCAACATGGTAAAGAAGATGGAGCTGTGGGGTCCCCAGATTCCAAAAGAGCTGGGCGGCATGGGGCTCTCCCTGGTGGAGCATGGCCTGGTGTCCGAATCCCTGGGCCGCAGCCCCCTGGGCCATTACGTGTTCGGGTGCCAGGCACCGGATGCCGGCAACATCGAGATTCTCCATTTACACGGCACCGAAGAACAGAAGGAGATGTATCTCAAACCCCTGGCCGCGGGCGACATCCGCAGCGCCTTTTCCATGACCGAAGTGGACATGGCCGGTTCCAACCCTGTGATGCTGGAGACCACGGCGGTCAAGGACGGAGACGACTACGTGATCAACGGTCATAAATGGTACACCACGGCGGCGGAAGGCGCCAAATTCACCATTGTCATGGCCGTAACCAACCCGGACGCGCCTTCCTATCTTCAGGCCAGCATGATCATTGTGCCCACCGACACCCCGGGCTTCAACCTGGTGCGCAACCTGCCGGTGATGGGGGAAAAGGGCAGCGACTATGCCAGCCACGCCGAGATTCTGTTTCAGTCCTGCCGGGTGCCGCAAAAGAACCTGCTCGGGCCTGAAGGCCATGGCTTTGTGATTGCCCAGGAGCGGCTGGGCCCGGGACGGATTCATCACTGCATGCGGTGGCTGGGCATCTGCAAGCGGTGCTTTGACCTGATGTGCCGGCGGGCCAACCAGCGCATGATTCTGCCGGACGGCAGCACTCTGGCCACCCGCCAGATTATTCGCGAATGGGTGGCCGATTCCGCGGCCGAGATGCAGGCGGCCCGGCTGATGACCCTGCATGCGGCCTGGAAGATCGATAAATACGGCGCTCGCGAGGCCCGGTACGACATCTCCTTTATCAAGTTCATGGTGGCCAACACCATGCTGCGGGTGATTGATCGGGCATTACAGGTCCACGGCGGCCTGGGCATGACCGATGACACGATCCTGGCCTTTTACTACCGCCACGAGCGGGCCGCCCGGATTTACGACGGGGCCGACGAGGTGCACAAGATGTACGTTGCCAAGCGCATTCTCAGGGACTACGAAGGAAAGAAGTAG